A stretch of the Panicum virgatum strain AP13 chromosome 9N, P.virgatum_v5, whole genome shotgun sequence genome encodes the following:
- the LOC120692970 gene encoding uncharacterized protein LOC120692970 — translation MSSLIRSFASLYCQMLRSTTVLGPAAAPRFQAVDRQPSSGVAGTRPPPALPRRYREQQRTPFFTWARLAIGSVLAAAAPLLHSRWASILRIQSEVEMVKDAAETVVEVVEEAATFAEVAEQLPKGARLRTAAVLVEHASKEVAHEAHLAQDIIHMVDEIEEDVKAIIEPIVDHSKHVQAKARH, via the exons ATGTCGTCTCTCATCAGGTCGTTCGCGTCGCTCTACTGCCAGATGCTCCGCTCCACCACCGTActcggaccggcggcggcgccacgttTCCAGGCGGTCGACCGGCAGCCGTCCAGCGGCGTGGCTGGCACGAGACCTCCGCCGGCTCTGCCGCGTCGGTACCGAGAGCAACAGCGGACGCCTTTCTTCACCTG GGCTAGATTGGCAATTGGCTCGGTCCTTGCGGCGGCTGCGCCACTCCTGCACTCGCGATGGGCGTCGATCCTGCGGATTCAGA GTGAGGTGGAGATGGTGAAAGACGCGGCAGAGACGGTGGTGGAGGTCGTCGAGGAGGCAGCCACCTTTGCGGAGGTGGCCGAGCAGCTGCCCAAGGGCGCGAGGCTGAGGACTGCGGCCGTGCTCGTGGAGCACGCGTCCAAGGAAGTCGCCCATGAGGCTCACCTCGCGCAGGACATCATCCACATG GTGGATGAAATTGAGGAGGACGTGAAGGCCATCATTGAACCGATTGTGGATCACAGCAAGCATGTTCAAGCCAAGGCACGCCACTAG
- the LOC120688988 gene encoding classical arabinogalactan protein 4-like translates to MAARFAALVAVIALFAAAATAQAPAASPKRAPAPAPPKMAPLPPPPTKSPAASPPAPPMATPVSAPSAAVPAMSPLGAGAGDALPPAGASVLTPAAAPAATEKSPAASATAATSFVAVAGTVVAALVF, encoded by the coding sequence ATGGCCGCCCGCTTCGCCGCCCTCGTCGCAGTCATCGCCCTCTTCGCCGCAGCCGCAACGGCGCAGGCCCCGGCCGCGTCGCCCAAGAGAGCGCCGGCCCCTGCACCGCCCAAAATGGCcccgctaccgccgccgccgaccaagTCCCCGGCGGCCTCCCCGCCTGCGCCGCCCATGGCGACCCCGGTCTCCGCGCCCTCGGCCGCCGTCCCGGCCATGAGCCCgttgggcgccggcgccggcgacgcgctGCCCCCGGCTGGTGCCTCCGTCCTGACCCCGGCCGCTgcgcccgccgccaccgagaAGAGCCCCGCCGCatctgccaccgccgccaccagcttCGTCGCCGTTGCCGGTACTGTGGTCGCAGCCCTCGTGTTCTAG